Proteins from a single region of Antechinus flavipes isolate AdamAnt ecotype Samford, QLD, Australia chromosome 2, AdamAnt_v2, whole genome shotgun sequence:
- the BTBD3 gene encoding BTB/POZ domain-containing protein 3 isoform X1 — protein MVDDKGKNMKCLTFFLMLPETVKNRSKKSSKKANSSNSSKLPPVCYEIITLKTKKKKKMAADIFPRKKPTNSSTTTVQQYHQQNLNNNNTIPAPNWQGLYPTIRERNAVMFNNDLMADVHFVVGPPGGTQRLPGHKYVLAVGSSVFHAMFYGELAEDKDEIRIPDVEPAAFLAMLKYIYCDEIDLAADTVLATLYAAKKYIVPHLARACVNFLETSLSAKNACVLLSQSCLFEEPDLTQRCWEVIDAQAELALKSEGFCDIDFQTLESILRRETLNAKEIVVFEAALNWAEVECQRQELSLSIENKRKVLGKALYLIRIPTMALDDFANGAAQSGVLTLNETNDIFLWYTAAKKPELEFVSNARKGLVPQRCHRFQSCAYRSNQWRYRGRCDSIQFAVDKRVFIAGFGLYGSSCGSAEYSAKIELKRQGVILGQNLSKYFSDGSSNTFPVWFEYPVQIEPDTFYTASVILDGNELSYFGQEGMTEVQCGKVTVQFQCSSDSTNGTGVQGGQIPELIFYA, from the exons ATGGTAGATGACAAGGGAAAGAACATGAAATGTCTTACCTTTTTTTTGATGCTTCCAGAGACTGTCAAGAACAGGTCCAAGAAAAGCTCTAAGAAGGCAAATAGCAGTAACAGCAGCAAGTTGCCACCAGTCTGCTATGAAATCATTACCttgaagaccaaaaaaaagaagaagatggcTGCTGATATTTTTCCCCGTAAGAAGCCAACCAACTCCAGTACAACCACTGTCCAGCAGTACCACCAGCAGAAtctcaataacaataatactatCCCAGCCCCTAATTGGCAGGGGCTTTATCCTACCATTAGAGAAAG AAATGCGGTGATGTTCAACAATGATTTGATGGCAGATGTTCATTTTGTGGTTGGGCCACCAGGTGGGACACAGCGGTTGCCAGGACACAAA TATGTTTTAGCTGTTGGGAGCTCTGTATTCCATGCAATGTTTTATGGAGAGCTTGCTGAGGACAAAGATGAAATCCGTATACCAGATGTCGAACCTGCTGCTTTTCTCGCTATGCTGAA ATACATCTATTGCGATGAAATTGACTTGGCTGCAGACACAGTGCTTGCCACCCTTTATGCTGCCAAAAAGTACATCGTCCCTCATCTTGCTCGGGCCTGCGTCAACTTCCTGGAGACCAGTCTCAGTGCGAAAAACGCTTGTGTACTGCTTTCCCAGAGCTGCCTCTTTGAAGAACCTGATCTGACCCAGCGCTGCTGGGAAGTCATTGATGCCCAGGCTGAGCTAGCTCTCAAATCTGAGGGATTCTGCGATATTGATTTCCAAACATTAGAGAGTATCCTCCGCAGGGAGACTCTGAATGCCAAAGAGATTGTTGTTTTTGAGGCTGCTCTCAATTGGGCTGAAGTTGAGTGTCAACGCCAGGAGCTGTCACTGAGCATTGAAAATAAACGGAAGGTCCTTGGAAAGGCACTGTACTTGATCCGAATTCCCACCATGGCCCTTGATGACTTTGCAAATGGCGCTGCCCAGTCTGGAGTTTTGACTCTGAATGAAACCAATGACATCTTTCTTTGGTATACGGCAGCTAAAAAGCCTGAGCTAGAGTTTGTGAGCAATGCCCGTAAGGGCCTCGTTCCACAGCGCTGCCACCGCTTCCAGTCCTGTGCCTACCGAAGCAATCAGTGGCGGTACCGGGGTCGTTGTGACAGCATTCAATTTGCTGTGGACAAAAGGGTCTTCATTGCTGGCTTTGGCCTCTATGGGTCCAGTTGTGGTTCAGCAGAATACAGTGCCAAGATTGAACTCAAACGTCAGGGTGTCATTCTGGGACAGAACTTAAGCAAATATTTCTCAGATGGATCTAGCAACACTTTCCCAGTGTGGTTTGAATATCCTGTGCAGATTGAGCCAGACACTTTTTACACAGCCAGCGTAATTTTGGATGGCAATGAATTGAGTTACTTTGGACAGGAAGGTATGACAGAGGTTCAGTGTGGCAAAGTGACTGTCCAATTTCAGTGCTCTTCAGATAGTACTAATGGTACTGGTGTACAGGGTGGACAAATTCCTGAACTTATATTTTATGCTTAA
- the BTBD3 gene encoding BTB/POZ domain-containing protein 3 isoform X2, with protein sequence MAADIFPRKKPTNSSTTTVQQYHQQNLNNNNTIPAPNWQGLYPTIRERNAVMFNNDLMADVHFVVGPPGGTQRLPGHKYVLAVGSSVFHAMFYGELAEDKDEIRIPDVEPAAFLAMLKYIYCDEIDLAADTVLATLYAAKKYIVPHLARACVNFLETSLSAKNACVLLSQSCLFEEPDLTQRCWEVIDAQAELALKSEGFCDIDFQTLESILRRETLNAKEIVVFEAALNWAEVECQRQELSLSIENKRKVLGKALYLIRIPTMALDDFANGAAQSGVLTLNETNDIFLWYTAAKKPELEFVSNARKGLVPQRCHRFQSCAYRSNQWRYRGRCDSIQFAVDKRVFIAGFGLYGSSCGSAEYSAKIELKRQGVILGQNLSKYFSDGSSNTFPVWFEYPVQIEPDTFYTASVILDGNELSYFGQEGMTEVQCGKVTVQFQCSSDSTNGTGVQGGQIPELIFYA encoded by the exons atggcTGCTGATATTTTTCCCCGTAAGAAGCCAACCAACTCCAGTACAACCACTGTCCAGCAGTACCACCAGCAGAAtctcaataacaataatactatCCCAGCCCCTAATTGGCAGGGGCTTTATCCTACCATTAGAGAAAG AAATGCGGTGATGTTCAACAATGATTTGATGGCAGATGTTCATTTTGTGGTTGGGCCACCAGGTGGGACACAGCGGTTGCCAGGACACAAA TATGTTTTAGCTGTTGGGAGCTCTGTATTCCATGCAATGTTTTATGGAGAGCTTGCTGAGGACAAAGATGAAATCCGTATACCAGATGTCGAACCTGCTGCTTTTCTCGCTATGCTGAA ATACATCTATTGCGATGAAATTGACTTGGCTGCAGACACAGTGCTTGCCACCCTTTATGCTGCCAAAAAGTACATCGTCCCTCATCTTGCTCGGGCCTGCGTCAACTTCCTGGAGACCAGTCTCAGTGCGAAAAACGCTTGTGTACTGCTTTCCCAGAGCTGCCTCTTTGAAGAACCTGATCTGACCCAGCGCTGCTGGGAAGTCATTGATGCCCAGGCTGAGCTAGCTCTCAAATCTGAGGGATTCTGCGATATTGATTTCCAAACATTAGAGAGTATCCTCCGCAGGGAGACTCTGAATGCCAAAGAGATTGTTGTTTTTGAGGCTGCTCTCAATTGGGCTGAAGTTGAGTGTCAACGCCAGGAGCTGTCACTGAGCATTGAAAATAAACGGAAGGTCCTTGGAAAGGCACTGTACTTGATCCGAATTCCCACCATGGCCCTTGATGACTTTGCAAATGGCGCTGCCCAGTCTGGAGTTTTGACTCTGAATGAAACCAATGACATCTTTCTTTGGTATACGGCAGCTAAAAAGCCTGAGCTAGAGTTTGTGAGCAATGCCCGTAAGGGCCTCGTTCCACAGCGCTGCCACCGCTTCCAGTCCTGTGCCTACCGAAGCAATCAGTGGCGGTACCGGGGTCGTTGTGACAGCATTCAATTTGCTGTGGACAAAAGGGTCTTCATTGCTGGCTTTGGCCTCTATGGGTCCAGTTGTGGTTCAGCAGAATACAGTGCCAAGATTGAACTCAAACGTCAGGGTGTCATTCTGGGACAGAACTTAAGCAAATATTTCTCAGATGGATCTAGCAACACTTTCCCAGTGTGGTTTGAATATCCTGTGCAGATTGAGCCAGACACTTTTTACACAGCCAGCGTAATTTTGGATGGCAATGAATTGAGTTACTTTGGACAGGAAGGTATGACAGAGGTTCAGTGTGGCAAAGTGACTGTCCAATTTCAGTGCTCTTCAGATAGTACTAATGGTACTGGTGTACAGGGTGGACAAATTCCTGAACTTATATTTTATGCTTAA